The Fructilactobacillus ixorae genome has a window encoding:
- a CDS encoding valine--tRNA ligase, with the protein MDKQTAEATTEMSTKFDPHAVEHGMYQKWVDEGVFKPSGDQQAQPYSIVLPPPNVTGKLHLGHAWNTTLQDMLIRQKRMEGYDTLWLPGMDHAGIATQAKVEAMLREKGISRYDLGRERFIQQVWEWKDKFAATIHEQWAKLGLSLDYDRETFTLDDGVSKAVRKVFVDLYNQGLIYRAKYIINWDPQARTALSDIEVEHQDDQGAFYHVKYQFTGDTTFNGKDYIEIATTRPETMFGDVAVAVNPSDERYQELVGKTVIVPLVNREIHIIADHYVDPEFGTGMVKITPAHDPNDFKVGKRHDLAEINTMNEDASLNENAGKYEGMDRFVAREAIAKDLEAEGAMLRVEPIVHSVGHSERTGVQVESRLSTQWFVKMKPLAEAALKNQQTDDAVNFVPERFEKTFSRWMEDVHDWVISRQLWWGHRIPAWYHKETGEMYVGETAPKDPENWVQDPDVLDTWFSSGLWPFTTMGWPDTDAPDFKRYFPTSTMVTGYDLVFFWISRMIFLSLHFTARRPFKDVLLHGLIRDEQGRKMSKSLGNGIDPMDVIDQYGADALRWSLSTGTTPGQDERFSYDKMDGSWKFVNKIWNASRYVIMNLGEMTKPTLPSASEWNLADRWILARLNRTVAHVRENYDKYNFGEANRALYDFIWNDFCDWYIEMSKETLTGDDEQAKANTRNVLAYVLDQFLRLLHPVMPFVTEKIWLSMPHVGKSLVTAAYPEVHADFENATAESDMAHLIEIIKAIRNIRAEANAPLGRPVDILIKTNNADLKRVLETNRESLERFGHPRQLEIGPDVVAPNLAMTAVVTDAEISIPLAELIDLHDEVQRLTKEVEKFQAEVNRATKKLANEKFVANAPAEVVAEEQTKQADNEQKLAATQQRLAEVQAALAE; encoded by the coding sequence CAAAAATGGGTTGACGAGGGCGTTTTTAAACCCAGTGGTGACCAACAGGCCCAACCCTATTCAATCGTGTTGCCCCCACCAAACGTGACGGGTAAGCTCCATTTAGGGCACGCGTGGAATACGACCTTGCAGGATATGTTAATCCGGCAAAAGCGGATGGAAGGCTACGATACCCTGTGGCTGCCGGGCATGGATCATGCGGGGATTGCCACTCAAGCTAAAGTGGAGGCCATGTTACGGGAGAAAGGGATTTCTCGCTATGACCTTGGTCGTGAACGGTTCATCCAACAGGTTTGGGAGTGGAAGGATAAGTTTGCTGCTACGATTCACGAACAATGGGCGAAGCTCGGCCTCTCACTTGATTACGATCGCGAAACTTTTACCCTCGATGACGGGGTTTCAAAGGCCGTACGCAAGGTGTTCGTAGACCTCTACAATCAAGGACTGATTTATCGGGCTAAATACATCATTAACTGGGATCCCCAAGCGCGAACGGCTTTGTCAGACATTGAGGTTGAACACCAAGATGATCAGGGCGCGTTTTACCACGTTAAGTACCAATTTACTGGGGACACGACCTTTAATGGCAAGGACTACATTGAAATCGCCACCACGCGGCCAGAAACCATGTTTGGGGACGTAGCGGTCGCCGTTAATCCAAGTGATGAGCGGTACCAGGAGCTCGTAGGTAAAACGGTAATCGTCCCATTAGTTAACCGAGAAATTCACATTATTGCTGATCATTACGTTGATCCGGAGTTTGGGACGGGAATGGTTAAAATCACGCCGGCTCACGATCCCAATGACTTTAAAGTTGGAAAGCGCCACGATTTAGCCGAAATTAACACGATGAATGAGGATGCCTCGCTCAACGAAAACGCTGGCAAATACGAGGGAATGGACCGGTTTGTTGCGCGTGAAGCGATTGCCAAGGACTTGGAAGCTGAAGGAGCAATGTTGCGGGTAGAACCAATCGTGCACTCGGTTGGCCACTCCGAACGGACTGGAGTGCAGGTGGAATCCCGGCTTTCAACCCAGTGGTTTGTTAAAATGAAGCCCCTGGCAGAAGCCGCGTTGAAAAACCAACAGACTGATGATGCCGTTAACTTCGTACCTGAACGCTTTGAAAAGACCTTTAGTCGGTGGATGGAAGACGTCCACGATTGGGTAATTTCGCGGCAGTTGTGGTGGGGACATCGGATTCCTGCTTGGTATCACAAAGAAACCGGGGAAATGTATGTTGGTGAAACAGCCCCGAAGGATCCGGAAAACTGGGTTCAGGATCCGGATGTGTTGGATACCTGGTTCTCGTCTGGATTATGGCCCTTTACGACGATGGGCTGGCCGGATACTGATGCTCCCGATTTTAAACGGTACTTCCCGACATCAACGATGGTCACGGGGTATGACTTGGTGTTCTTCTGGATTTCCCGGATGATTTTCTTGAGTCTCCACTTTACGGCCCGGCGGCCGTTCAAGGACGTGCTGTTGCACGGCCTTATTCGGGATGAACAGGGTCGGAAAATGAGTAAGTCCCTCGGAAACGGAATTGATCCCATGGATGTGATTGACCAGTACGGGGCGGATGCCCTCCGGTGGTCTCTATCAACGGGAACGACTCCCGGACAGGACGAACGGTTCAGTTACGATAAGATGGACGGCTCGTGGAAATTTGTGAATAAAATTTGGAACGCCAGTCGATACGTGATTATGAACCTAGGTGAGATGACCAAGCCGACCCTCCCATCCGCTTCCGAATGGAATCTGGCGGACCGGTGGATCTTGGCACGGCTGAACCGTACGGTGGCACACGTGCGAGAAAACTACGATAAGTATAACTTTGGAGAGGCGAACCGCGCCCTGTACGATTTTATTTGGAATGATTTTTGTGATTGGTACATCGAGATGAGTAAGGAAACGCTCACGGGAGATGACGAGCAGGCCAAAGCGAACACTCGCAACGTGCTTGCGTACGTGTTGGATCAGTTCTTACGGCTCTTACATCCAGTGATGCCGTTTGTGACGGAAAAAATCTGGCTTTCAATGCCGCACGTCGGAAAATCATTAGTGACGGCCGCATATCCAGAAGTGCACGCGGACTTTGAGAATGCAACGGCTGAAAGTGACATGGCGCACCTGATCGAGATTATTAAAGCCATCCGTAACATTCGGGCCGAAGCGAATGCACCGTTGGGTCGGCCCGTGGACATTTTGATTAAGACGAACAATGCCGATTTGAAACGGGTCTTAGAAACCAACCGCGAATCCTTAGAACGCTTTGGGCACCCGCGCCAACTTGAAATTGGACCAGACGTGGTTGCTCCGAACCTGGCAATGACGGCGGTCGTTACGGATGCTGAGATTAGCATTCCACTGGCAGAACTAATTGATTTGCACGATGAAGTGCAACGCTTGACCAAGGAAGTCGAGAAGTTCCAAGCAGAAGTAAACCGCGCCACCAAGAAGCTCGCTAACGAGAAGTTTGTGGCAAACGCTCCGGCAGAAGTAGTAGCCGAAGAACAGACGAAGCAAGCTGATAACGAGCAAAAATTGGCAGCAACACAACAACGCTTAGCCGAAGTGCAAGCTGCTTTAGCAGAATAA
- a CDS encoding bifunctional folylpolyglutamate synthase/dihydrofolate synthase, with protein sequence MMTDYQAALQYIHSRPRIQKEASQRRINELLRRLGHPERQLSTIHVVGTNGKGSVVAYLQQLLQVSGRRVGTFTSPFIVRFNERMMINRTPIPDAELTRLVAHVKPLIAAMEAQDSTLGPSEFEVITALMYQYFNEQGVDLAIVEAGIGGQSDSTNVADRALLTVITTIGLDHMQILGNTVAAIARDKAGMIRKQVPTVVGRLPAEANHIVQTIAQQRQSPLFQLDRQFRYQPQTRTSFSFRDSQGIIPNVPTHMLGDFEMEDAALAIAAFRTLSQTTLQLAPGQSARIVRQAIRQTRWPGRMEVVHANPKVLLDGAHNVLAINQLCETLAAFPERTLNVVFAAFADKQFHQMRTRLAQEPRVHLYLTTFQGSGTRKSAPLQPADAVTGTLIPEWKTAVQTAMQATPTDGMTIVTGSLLFISTVRNWFLQGDKP encoded by the coding sequence ATGATGACAGATTACCAGGCGGCCCTGCAATACATCCACAGCCGTCCGCGGATTCAAAAGGAAGCTTCCCAGCGTCGGATTAACGAGCTCTTGCGCCGCCTAGGCCATCCCGAACGGCAGCTTTCGACGATTCACGTGGTGGGGACCAATGGCAAGGGGTCCGTCGTGGCTTACTTACAACAATTATTACAGGTCAGCGGCCGCCGGGTGGGCACGTTTACCTCTCCGTTTATCGTCCGTTTCAACGAACGGATGATGATTAATCGGACCCCCATTCCAGATGCCGAGTTAACCCGGCTAGTTGCCCACGTGAAACCACTGATAGCCGCGATGGAAGCCCAGGATTCGACCCTGGGACCCTCGGAATTTGAAGTGATTACCGCCCTGATGTATCAATACTTTAACGAGCAGGGGGTTGACCTAGCAATTGTCGAGGCCGGAATCGGCGGCCAATCGGATTCGACGAACGTGGCCGATCGAGCGTTGTTAACCGTGATCACCACGATTGGACTGGATCACATGCAGATTTTAGGGAACACGGTTGCAGCGATTGCGCGTGACAAAGCTGGGATGATTCGGAAGCAGGTTCCCACGGTGGTCGGCCGCCTCCCTGCGGAGGCCAATCACATCGTGCAGACAATTGCACAGCAGCGCCAAAGTCCTTTGTTTCAACTTGACCGGCAGTTTAGGTACCAGCCCCAAACGCGCACCAGTTTTTCCTTCCGGGATTCGCAGGGCATAATTCCGAATGTGCCTACACACATGCTGGGTGATTTTGAAATGGAAGACGCTGCGCTTGCGATTGCTGCGTTTCGGACGTTAAGTCAGACGACCTTGCAACTTGCTCCGGGGCAAAGTGCCCGCATAGTGCGCCAAGCAATCAGACAGACGCGCTGGCCGGGACGGATGGAAGTGGTCCATGCCAATCCGAAAGTGTTACTGGATGGGGCCCATAATGTCTTGGCCATCAACCAGTTGTGTGAAACCCTGGCCGCGTTTCCCGAGCGCACCCTGAACGTGGTGTTTGCAGCGTTTGCTGACAAACAATTTCACCAAATGCGCACCCGGTTAGCGCAAGAACCGCGGGTGCACCTGTACCTAACGACGTTTCAAGGCAGCGGAACGCGGAAGAGCGCGCCGCTTCAACCAGCGGATGCGGTTACGGGGACGCTAATTCCGGAGTGGAAAACGGCCGTGCAGACCGCCATGCAAGCTACTCCGACCGACGGGATGACCATCGTGACCGGGTCCCTATTGTTTATTTCGACCGTGCGGAACTGGTTCTTGCAAGGAGATAAACCTTAA
- a CDS encoding rod shape-determining protein, whose product MNVLFGLGTKNIGIDLGTANTLVYVEGKGIVLREPSVVAKNAKTGEIVAVGNEAEEMIGRAPASIEVIRPMRDGVIANYDTTVTMLKYYIGKALGNRNVKPYVMVCVPSGITTVEKRAVIDATRVAGARDAFVMEEPFVAAVGAGLPVMDPTGSMVVDIGGGTTDVATLSLGGIVSSRSIRMAGDKLDEAIVSYVRKNYNLLIGIPTAEQVKIKIGSASIEKARQMEGETIRGRDLLTGLPKSTEVTAEDVATAIHEGILEIINAIKETLEATSPEISADVVDHGIVLTGGGALIKNLDEVIAEATKVPVSVAQDPLDCVAIGTGESLKSMEVMKKK is encoded by the coding sequence ATGAACGTTTTGTTTGGATTAGGAACTAAGAACATTGGCATCGATTTAGGGACTGCCAATACACTTGTATACGTCGAGGGAAAGGGAATCGTCCTCCGCGAACCTTCCGTTGTGGCCAAAAATGCGAAAACGGGGGAAATTGTCGCAGTTGGAAACGAAGCCGAAGAAATGATTGGGCGGGCTCCAGCTAGTATTGAAGTTATTCGCCCCATGCGCGACGGTGTGATTGCGAACTATGACACAACCGTTACGATGCTGAAGTACTACATCGGCAAGGCCTTGGGAAATCGGAATGTGAAACCGTACGTGATGGTTTGTGTCCCAAGCGGCATTACAACCGTGGAAAAACGGGCCGTGATTGATGCCACCCGCGTGGCCGGTGCTCGGGACGCGTTCGTAATGGAAGAACCATTTGTAGCTGCGGTAGGAGCAGGGCTACCCGTAATGGATCCGACGGGAAGTATGGTGGTTGACATTGGTGGGGGAACCACAGATGTTGCTACCCTTTCCCTTGGGGGCATTGTTTCATCGCGTTCGATTCGGATGGCGGGTGACAAACTGGACGAAGCCATTGTGTCGTACGTTCGGAAAAACTACAACTTATTAATTGGAATCCCAACTGCAGAACAAGTTAAAATTAAAATTGGTTCGGCTTCGATTGAAAAAGCACGACAAATGGAAGGCGAAACGATTCGCGGTCGGGACTTGTTGACGGGCTTACCAAAGTCAACCGAAGTGACGGCGGAAGACGTGGCCACGGCCATTCACGAAGGCATTTTAGAGATTATTAATGCAATTAAAGAAACACTAGAAGCAACGTCTCCAGAAATTTCTGCGGACGTGGTGGACCACGGCATTGTGTTAACTGGTGGGGGCGCTTTAATCAAGAACCTCGATGAGGTCATTGCTGAAGCTACCAAGGTTCCCGTTAGTGTGGCTCAGGATCCATTGGATTGTGTGGCGATCGGAACCGGTGAATCATTAAAGAGCATGGAAGTCATGAAGAAAAAATAA
- the mreC gene encoding rod shape-determining protein MreC — translation MHKLFSSRSLVIVVICLVLSVGLISGTVAIRNHRATPPFLQRIGNDVAGIGNQTLGFPVGVVNGFLANTNDLINTYHENRILQGKVDQIEATQTQNKALSTENQQLKRQLKLDKTLTDYATVNASVIARTPSNWQQQLIINKGRVSGIQKNMPVVVNQGLIGRISEVNDTNSKVELITDSGDGANRFAVEVAGEKGPIDGLISGYDNGRNELEMGSLTSKDKIKKGAKVMTNGLGGTTPKGLYVGKVTGVSGAANGISERINIKPAADTRSIDVVSVLGKK, via the coding sequence ATGCATAAGCTTTTTTCAAGCCGCAGTTTAGTGATTGTAGTGATTTGTTTAGTCCTAAGTGTCGGTTTAATTAGCGGAACGGTTGCAATTCGTAACCACCGTGCCACTCCACCGTTCTTACAAAGAATTGGCAATGATGTGGCTGGCATTGGAAATCAAACTCTGGGATTTCCGGTCGGCGTGGTCAATGGTTTTTTGGCAAATACCAATGATTTAATTAACACCTACCACGAAAATCGGATTTTGCAGGGGAAAGTGGATCAAATTGAAGCCACGCAAACCCAAAATAAGGCGCTTAGCACTGAAAATCAACAGCTAAAACGGCAACTGAAATTGGATAAAACCCTTACGGATTACGCGACGGTGAATGCCAGTGTAATTGCTCGGACGCCCTCTAACTGGCAACAACAGCTAATTATTAACAAGGGGCGGGTCTCTGGCATCCAAAAGAACATGCCGGTGGTAGTTAACCAAGGACTGATTGGTCGGATTAGTGAAGTTAATGACACCAATAGTAAGGTCGAGTTGATCACGGATAGTGGTGACGGAGCGAACCGGTTTGCGGTGGAAGTTGCTGGGGAAAAGGGCCCGATTGATGGGTTGATTTCTGGCTACGATAATGGTCGTAACGAACTCGAAATGGGGAGTTTAACTTCCAAAGACAAGATTAAAAAGGGTGCCAAGGTTATGACCAATGGACTGGGTGGCACGACGCCAAAGGGTCTGTACGTTGGAAAAGTGACCGGAGTTTCGGGGGCTGCAAACGGAATCTCGGAACGGATTAACATTAAACCAGCCGCGGATACCCGGAGCATTGACGTAGTTTCTGTCCTCGGAAAGAAATAG
- the mreD gene encoding rod shape-determining protein MreD translates to MMKRRKQHFLFPIGLVIAFVFEGSIMHFFSTLLAGTFPMVPYLTMLWFVYAILFVRDLHQLHLYWWAFGIGIGYDLYYIGVLGIYTFIFPLIVYVTKLMTMYIEENVVSGTLIYLIDVIIVLILGYGAGRIAHLVYFSGVHFMAFAFGPTILLNLIIFLLLYYPVSLLFDQYRS, encoded by the coding sequence ATGATGAAGCGACGAAAACAGCATTTCCTGTTTCCAATCGGCTTAGTGATTGCCTTTGTCTTTGAGGGTTCGATCATGCACTTTTTTTCGACGCTCTTAGCCGGGACCTTTCCAATGGTTCCCTATTTGACCATGCTGTGGTTTGTGTATGCCATCCTGTTTGTCCGAGATTTGCACCAGTTACATTTATACTGGTGGGCCTTTGGAATTGGGATTGGATACGATTTGTATTACATTGGCGTCCTCGGGATTTATACCTTTATTTTTCCACTCATTGTGTACGTGACTAAGTTAATGACGATGTACATTGAAGAGAACGTTGTTAGTGGAACCTTAATCTATCTGATTGATGTGATTATTGTGTTAATATTAGGTTACGGGGCCGGACGAATTGCGCACCTGGTTTACTTCTCGGGGGTGCATTTCATGGCCTTTGCGTTTGGTCCAACGATTCTGCTGAATCTAATCATCTTTTTATTGTTGTATTATCCAGTGAGTTTGTTGTTTGACCAATATCGATCATAG
- a CDS encoding septum site-determining protein MinC, producing the protein MKSVTLKGSQTGFQVIIDDEADFHQAIHEFHELMNQLATKNRESAATQIGFTILSGNRALSADQKQELRDITGKYGNLVITAFQANVMSNDEAYHLRDENRVTIIDQTIRNGQDLRVKGDVLFLGTIHRGGRLITNGNLFSMGKVEGIVQVGFPVDESKLAIGDFHEAQQVRIGEQIEIIADQKEPLAADVRTVVHVNNLHSIDYSNLDNIKAISPKFFSRIGGI; encoded by the coding sequence ATGAAAAGTGTAACGTTAAAGGGAAGCCAAACGGGCTTTCAAGTTATTATTGATGATGAAGCTGATTTTCACCAGGCAATCCACGAATTTCATGAATTGATGAACCAGTTGGCAACCAAGAATCGCGAATCGGCTGCCACTCAAATCGGCTTTACAATTTTGTCAGGGAATCGGGCCCTGTCTGCGGATCAAAAGCAGGAGCTCCGCGATATCACGGGCAAGTATGGCAACTTAGTGATTACTGCCTTTCAGGCCAACGTAATGTCAAACGACGAGGCCTACCATCTGCGTGATGAAAATCGGGTGACGATTATTGATCAGACGATTCGCAACGGTCAGGACCTCCGGGTTAAGGGAGACGTCCTGTTTCTAGGAACGATTCACCGGGGCGGTCGGCTCATTACCAATGGGAACCTCTTTAGTATGGGCAAGGTGGAAGGCATCGTCCAGGTGGGGTTTCCGGTTGATGAGAGTAAACTGGCCATTGGAGATTTTCACGAAGCCCAACAGGTCCGGATCGGCGAACAAATTGAAATCATCGCTGACCAAAAGGAACCGTTAGCAGCTGATGTGCGAACGGTTGTGCACGTTAATAATTTGCATAGTATTGATTACAGTAATTTGGATAACATTAAAGCAATTAGTCCAAAATTCTTTAGTAGAATTGGAGGAATCTAA
- the minD gene encoding septum site-determining protein MinD, which translates to MGEAIVITSGKGGVGKTTTSANLGTALALMGKKVCLMDLDIGLRNLDVVLGLDNRIMYDIVDVADERVPLFKALVKDKRFDGNLYLLPAAQNTDKNALNEDQVKNMVAELKPQFDYVLIDCPAGIEQGFLNAVAGADSAIIVTTPEISAVRDADRVVGLLEKHPLKEPPRLIINRIRPNMMDNGDVMDVDEITHHLGVKLLGIVIDDDEVIKTSNHGEPIVLSSDHLAAKSYQNIARRVTGETVPLMPIKTARPSFWNRLKHLFK; encoded by the coding sequence ATGGGTGAAGCAATTGTGATCACATCTGGAAAAGGTGGGGTCGGGAAAACCACAACTTCCGCCAACTTAGGAACCGCCCTTGCCCTCATGGGGAAAAAGGTCTGTCTAATGGATTTAGACATTGGTTTACGGAACCTCGATGTGGTCCTCGGGTTGGATAACCGGATTATGTACGACATTGTTGACGTCGCGGACGAGCGGGTTCCCTTGTTCAAGGCTCTGGTAAAAGACAAGCGGTTTGACGGGAACCTGTATTTATTACCAGCCGCCCAAAACACCGATAAGAACGCTTTAAACGAGGATCAGGTTAAAAATATGGTGGCGGAATTAAAGCCACAGTTCGATTACGTTTTGATTGATTGTCCAGCCGGAATTGAACAGGGCTTTTTAAATGCCGTGGCCGGTGCGGATAGCGCCATCATTGTCACCACGCCCGAGATTTCGGCGGTTCGGGATGCTGATCGGGTGGTTGGTCTCTTAGAGAAGCACCCTTTAAAAGAGCCTCCACGGCTAATTATTAATCGGATTCGGCCTAACATGATGGATAATGGAGACGTGATGGACGTTGACGAAATTACCCACCATTTAGGGGTAAAGCTACTTGGAATCGTGATCGATGATGATGAAGTGATCAAAACATCTAACCATGGCGAACCAATCGTCTTAAGTTCGGATCACTTGGCAGCCAAAAGTTACCAAAATATCGCCCGACGGGTAACCGGTGAAACGGTGCCGTTGATGCCGATTAAAACGGCGCGCCCAAGTTTTTGGAATCGTCTAAAACATCTGTTCAAGTAG
- the yfmF gene encoding EF-P 5-aminopentanol modification-associated protein YfmF, whose amino-acid sequence METTQTERLHVTQQPGAKFKTTTVAIDFVAPFAQQKLEQRLLLAELMENYSEHYPSKLAVARRLAELYGAQFGTSVFRMGQQAVVRFLISFADEQYLPTSVDLSQQIAAFLREMIWHPWFVQGQFPERVFRLHQQNVVNYVRNLDDDKKYYVGRELQRLYFTDDPALGQSIFGRVSRLAALSNAAVADYYQEMLTTNSVFVSALGSSAQAVVTALQPDLASLTGPAPVPLRLVPYKPAQLQVGSKRVAQQQSLYQQAYALPILRTDSAYPAAVVMNGLLGGTAVSLMFHDIRERESLVYYINSNYNALLGEVTIQSGIDGHHQARVQELIQQEIARLIDQTYSDEDLARVKQVLVSNFRSKDDSPRRLLNQQVLTAMFGTQPNADWEAKLNQVSKAEISAVAQKLQLRASFFLKGDSDAETKLP is encoded by the coding sequence ATGGAAACCACACAGACCGAACGGTTACATGTAACGCAGCAACCAGGCGCAAAATTTAAAACGACGACCGTTGCCATTGACTTTGTGGCGCCCTTCGCCCAGCAGAAGCTGGAACAGCGCCTGTTGCTCGCGGAATTAATGGAAAACTATAGTGAACACTATCCCAGTAAGCTGGCGGTCGCACGCCGGTTGGCCGAACTATATGGCGCCCAGTTTGGCACCTCCGTTTTTCGAATGGGGCAGCAGGCGGTTGTGCGTTTTTTGATTAGTTTTGCTGACGAACAGTACTTGCCGACCAGCGTTGACTTAAGTCAGCAAATTGCCGCGTTTTTGCGGGAAATGATTTGGCACCCGTGGTTCGTGCAGGGACAGTTTCCAGAACGGGTCTTTCGTTTGCACCAGCAGAACGTAGTTAATTACGTACGTAATCTTGATGACGACAAGAAGTATTATGTTGGGCGCGAGCTCCAACGGTTGTACTTTACGGATGATCCGGCGCTGGGGCAGAGTATCTTTGGCAGGGTGTCCCGGTTAGCAGCGCTCTCTAACGCCGCGGTGGCTGATTATTATCAGGAGATGTTAACCACTAATTCGGTGTTTGTATCGGCACTTGGAAGTTCAGCTCAGGCGGTCGTAACTGCTTTGCAACCGGACTTAGCTTCTTTAACTGGCCCAGCGCCCGTGCCTCTCCGCTTGGTGCCTTACAAACCAGCTCAGCTCCAGGTTGGTTCAAAACGGGTGGCACAACAACAATCGTTATACCAACAAGCGTACGCGCTTCCCATTTTACGGACGGATTCCGCGTACCCCGCCGCAGTTGTTATGAATGGGTTGCTAGGCGGGACGGCGGTGTCGTTAATGTTTCATGACATTCGGGAACGTGAAAGCCTTGTGTACTATATCAATAGTAACTATAACGCGCTCCTGGGTGAAGTGACCATCCAAAGTGGGATTGACGGGCACCACCAGGCCCGCGTGCAGGAATTAATTCAACAGGAGATAGCACGATTGATCGACCAAACTTACTCAGACGAAGATTTAGCCCGCGTTAAACAGGTGCTCGTGTCAAACTTCAGGAGTAAGGACGATAGTCCCCGGCGCTTGCTTAACCAACAGGTGCTAACCGCCATGTTTGGGACCCAACCGAACGCGGACTGGGAGGCAAAGCTCAACCAGGTTTCGAAAGCAGAGATTAGTGCAGTTGCTCAAAAGCTCCAGCTGCGGGCGAGCTTCTTTTTGAAAGGGGATTCTGATGCAGAAACAAAGTTACCCTAA
- the yfmH gene encoding EF-P 5-aminopentanol modification-associated protein YfmH produces the protein MQKQSYPKYQETVYSTRLANGMQVIVNPKPQFNSTYAMLTVGFGSIDVRLSNRQLPAGIAHFMEHKLFEKQTYDESDRYAALGANDNAFTSFSQTSYLFTATSNVLANLQVLLDLVYRPYFSSAKIAKEQGIIGQEILMYQDDPNSRLYFDTIANLYSHSPLSADIAGDVQSIAQITEADLYATYRQYYQPANLTLTICGPVTLTKLLPLFHDLPKGQSQPDELHRLQQQTKLAIQTSSVVPQTTTTLDVQTPKVAVGYRGPAPIVTGRALAQQELAFGIFLQLLFSEDSDFYQQLYAEGILNDSFGFDFDLEAAYHFLILAEDTTNPDQFCERITAVIESALQYPDQLATQFELVKNEEVGERIAQMNSVPATANQLGDPVNGYTNLYDEIAIITHLDLATVVHTATQFFKPSQRTINLIR, from the coding sequence ATGCAGAAACAAAGTTACCCTAAGTACCAAGAAACAGTTTATTCAACTAGGTTAGCCAACGGGATGCAGGTGATCGTCAACCCCAAACCGCAGTTTAATTCAACCTATGCTATGTTGACGGTGGGATTTGGATCGATTGATGTCCGGCTTTCTAACCGCCAGCTACCAGCCGGGATTGCCCATTTTATGGAACATAAGCTCTTTGAAAAGCAGACCTATGACGAAAGTGATCGGTATGCTGCCCTGGGAGCGAACGACAACGCCTTTACGAGTTTTAGTCAAACCAGTTATTTGTTCACGGCGACGAGTAACGTGCTGGCCAATTTACAGGTCCTGTTGGATTTGGTGTATCGTCCCTACTTTAGTTCCGCAAAAATTGCTAAGGAGCAGGGGATTATTGGACAAGAAATCTTGATGTATCAAGATGATCCGAATTCCCGGCTCTACTTTGATACGATTGCTAACCTGTATTCGCATTCCCCCCTTAGTGCAGATATTGCTGGAGACGTTCAATCCATTGCTCAGATTACGGAAGCGGATCTGTACGCGACCTACCGTCAGTACTACCAACCGGCCAACCTGACTCTGACCATTTGTGGACCGGTGACGCTGACCAAGCTCCTGCCCCTGTTTCACGACTTACCAAAGGGACAGTCGCAACCAGACGAGTTACACCGGTTACAGCAACAAACCAAGCTGGCAATTCAAACCAGTTCCGTAGTGCCGCAAACCACCACGACTTTGGATGTACAAACTCCAAAAGTCGCCGTGGGATACCGGGGACCGGCGCCTATAGTGACCGGCCGGGCCCTTGCGCAACAGGAGTTGGCGTTTGGCATTTTTTTGCAGCTCTTATTTTCCGAGGATTCTGATTTTTACCAACAACTCTATGCAGAGGGAATCTTGAATGATTCCTTTGGCTTTGATTTTGACCTAGAAGCTGCTTATCACTTTTTGATTCTAGCCGAGGATACAACCAATCCGGACCAATTTTGTGAGCGCATCACCGCTGTGATTGAGAGCGCGTTGCAGTACCCAGACCAGTTAGCAACGCAGTTTGAGTTGGTTAAGAATGAGGAGGTGGGTGAGCGGATTGCGCAGATGAATTCGGTCCCAGCCACGGCCAACCAACTGGGCGATCCGGTGAACGGGTATACCAATCTTTATGATGAAATCGCAATCATTACCCACCTCGATTTAGCTACCGTAGTGCACACCGCGACTCAATTCTTCAAACCAAGTCAACGAACCATTAATTTGATTAGGTAG